In Promicromonospora sp. Populi, one genomic interval encodes:
- a CDS encoding MFS transporter, with amino-acid sequence MPAALWALAIGGFGIGLTEFVIMGLLPAVATDFGVTETVAGYLISGYALSVAVGAVGLTAALNRMDRRKALLGLMVLFIAGNLVSAIAPSYELMMLGRVVAALCHGAFFGIGAVVAADLVAKERRAAAISIMFTGLTVANVLGVPFGTLLGQAAGWRSTFWAITAIGVLAFVGIALLVPARIGVPDDAAGASGQAGPGLRGELAVFRAPQVWLSLAVTVFGFGGMFGAFTYIAFTLTEVSGFASSTVPWLLMLFGAGLFVGNLVGGKAADRNLGTTLLTLLALLTVVLAGFALTANSQVATLAGLFLMGAVGFAVGPGLQMRVMRHAAVAPTLASGANIAAFNIGNAFGAWVGGLTLAAGLGYTSPLWAGAAVTLAGLVVMVVATRVRGGERAARTERPAAVLAAR; translated from the coding sequence ATGCCTGCTGCCCTGTGGGCCCTCGCCATCGGGGGCTTCGGCATCGGCCTCACCGAGTTCGTCATCATGGGCCTGCTGCCCGCGGTGGCCACGGACTTCGGTGTCACCGAGACGGTCGCCGGATACCTCATCTCGGGTTATGCCCTGTCCGTCGCGGTGGGCGCGGTGGGCCTCACCGCCGCCCTGAACCGGATGGACCGGAGGAAGGCCCTGCTCGGGCTGATGGTCCTGTTCATCGCGGGCAACCTGGTGTCCGCCATCGCCCCGAGCTACGAGCTGATGATGCTGGGCCGGGTCGTCGCGGCGCTGTGCCACGGTGCCTTCTTCGGCATCGGGGCAGTCGTCGCCGCTGACCTGGTGGCCAAGGAGCGTCGTGCTGCCGCCATCTCGATCATGTTCACCGGGCTGACGGTCGCCAACGTGCTCGGGGTGCCGTTCGGCACGCTGCTCGGGCAGGCCGCCGGCTGGCGCTCCACGTTCTGGGCGATCACCGCCATCGGCGTGCTCGCGTTCGTCGGCATCGCGCTCCTGGTCCCCGCCCGGATCGGTGTGCCCGACGACGCCGCGGGCGCCAGCGGGCAGGCCGGACCGGGCCTGCGGGGCGAGCTGGCCGTGTTCCGGGCGCCGCAGGTCTGGCTCTCGCTCGCGGTGACGGTGTTCGGGTTCGGCGGCATGTTCGGCGCGTTCACCTACATCGCCTTCACCCTCACCGAGGTGAGCGGGTTCGCGAGCTCGACGGTGCCGTGGCTGCTGATGCTGTTCGGCGCGGGCCTCTTTGTGGGGAACCTGGTGGGCGGCAAGGCGGCCGACCGGAACCTCGGCACCACATTGCTCACCCTGCTGGCGCTGCTCACCGTGGTCCTGGCGGGCTTCGCGCTGACGGCCAACAGCCAGGTCGCGACGCTGGCCGGCCTGTTCCTGATGGGCGCGGTCGGGTTCGCGGTGGGGCCGGGTCTGCAGATGCGGGTCATGCGGCACGCCGCCGTGGCCCCGACGCTCGCCTCCGGCGCGAACATTGCCGCGTTCAACATCGGCAACGCGTTCGGCGCCTGGGTGGGTGGCCTGACCCTGGCCGCCGGCCTCGGCTACACGTCGCCGCTGTGGGCGGGCGCCGCCGTGACCCTGGCCGGGCTGGTGGTCATGGTGGTGGCCACGCGGGTCCGGGGCGGCGAGCGTGCCGCGCGGACCGAACGGCCCGCCGCGGTGCTCGCCGCGCGTTAG